CACCAGGCCGGCGCCGACAAGATCTCCGAGATGCTCGGCTGGTGCACCGAGACGGACGTCGAGGTCGTCACCCTGTGGATGCTCTCCACGGACAACCTGGACCGGCCGGAGGTCGAGCTCCGCCCCCTGCTCAACATCATCGAGAACACCGTGCGGGGCCTCGCCGCGGACGGCCGCTGGCGCGTCCACCACGTCGGCAACCTGGACATCCTGCCCGCCGGGACCCAGCGGGTCCTGAAGGAGGCCGAGCAGGCCACGCACGACGTCGACGGGATACTCGTCAACGTGGCCGTCGGCTACGGCGGCCGCCAGGAGATCGCCGACGCGGTGCGCTCGCTGCTGCTGGAGCACGCGCGCAAGGGCACCTCCTTCGAGGAGCTCGCCGAGATCCTCGACATCGACCACATCGCCGAGCACCTCTACACCCGCGGCCAGCCCGACCCGGACCTCGTGATCCGCACCAGCGGCGAACAGCGGCTGTCCGGATTCATGCTGTGGCAGAGCGCGCACTCCGAGTACTACTTCTGCGAGGTCTTCTGGCCGGCCTTCCGCAAGGTCGACTTCCTGCGGGCCCTGCGCGACTACGCGGCCCGCCACCGGCGCTTCGGTACCTGATACCCCGTAGGCCGCGCGCCGCCCCGCCCCCTCCCCCCGAAGCCTTCACCAGGGATTCACCGAGCGTCCGTCATATGCCATGGCATGTCCTGGCCTGTTCGGGGAATATCCCTTTCAGGTCGATGCCCGATCCACGGGTGTCGAGTCTCAGCGGACGGCATGGGGCCGTCCGCCCGGGAGGCCCTTTGCACCAGGACGCACGTGCGGTTCGCACGGACGCAGTGGAGGGCCGGAAATCGGCCCTGGCATGGGTGCCGATGACCGGTCCGGTCTTCATGGCCCGACCTCTTCCGAGGGGGTACGTCCTTCCGTGGTGACCAGCACTAAGCGCCGCCTGTCAGACAGGCGGACCTACGTCCTCGACACCAGCGTCCTGCTGGCAGACCCCAACGCGATCTCCCGCTTCGACGAGCACGAGGTCGTGCTCCCGATCGTGGTGATCACCGAGCTGGAGGCAAAGAGGCACCATCCCGAACTCGGCTACTTCGCGCGCCAGGCCCTGCGCCTGCTCGACGACTTCCGGGTTCGCAACGGTCGCCTCGACGCACCCATCCCGCTGGGCGATCTGGGCGGCACGCTGCGCGTCGAGCTCAACCACTCCGACCCGGGCGTCCTGCCCGCCGGCTTCCGGCTGGGGGACAACGACTCGCGCATCCTCGCCGTCGCCCGCAACCTCCAGGCCGAGGGCTACGACGTCACGGTCGTCTCGAAGGATCTCCCGCTGCGCATCAAGGCCTCCTCCGTGGGGCTGATCGCGGAGGAGTACCGCGCGGAACTCGCCATCACCGACGGCGGCTGGACCGGCATGAGCGAGATCGGCCTCTCCGGCGAGCAGGTCGACCTCCTCTACTCGGAGGAGCGGCTCTACGTCCCGGAGGCCGCGGAACTGCCCGTGCACACCGGACTGGTCCTGCAGTCCGAGCGCGGCAAGGCCCTGGGCCGGGTCACCGCGGACGGCAACGTCAAGCTCGTACGGGGCGACCGCGACGCCTTCGGGCTGCACGGGCGCAGCGCCGAGCAGCGCATCGCGCTGGACCTGCTGCTCGACCCCGAGATCGGGATCATCTCCATGGGCGGCCGGGCCGGTACCGGCAAGTCCGCGCTGGCGCTCTGCGCCGGCCTGGAGGCGGTGCTGGAGCGCAGGCAGCACCAGAAGGTGATGGTCTTCCGGCCGCTGTACGCGGTGGGCGGCCAGGACCTCGGCTACCTACCCGGTGACGCCTCCGAGAAGATGAGCCCCTGGGCGCAGGCGGTCTTCGACACGCTCTCCTCGGTCGCGGGCCGCGAGGTCATCGAGGAGGTGCTGAACCGCGGGATGCTGGAAGTCCTGCCGCTGACGCACATCCGGGGCCGCTCGCTCCACGACGCCTTCGTGATCGTGGACGAGGCGCAGTCGCTGGAACGGAACGTCCTGTTGACCGTTCTGTCCCGGATCGGCGCGAATTCGCGGGTCGTTCTGACCCACGACGTCGCCCAGCGGGACAACCTGCGGGTCGGCCGGTACGACGGAGTCGTCGCCGTGGTCGAGAAGCTGAAGGGGCATCCGCTCTTCGCGCACGTCACGCTGACGCGGTCCGAGCGCTCCCCGATCGCCGCCCTGGTCACCGAGATGCTGGAGACCCTCTGACCCTGGTGAGCCCGTGACGCCGCTCTCCGGGGCGGTCGAAAAACGGTCATAAAAGGCATAGTGGGAAGGCGAGTTGACGCCGCCCGGCAAAGGTCCCAGAGCCTAGCCGGGCGGCGTCGTGCTGCACAGCCCTTTGGGGAAATCGACGGCCTCATGCCAGGTGTGACCTTTCCCACTCAGTGGAGAATTGCCTTGCGGCGCCGAGGTCCGGCAGAGTCTGGTTTCCGTCAGGCCCCGCATACGGCACACCTGTATCTCCCGTGAGGTACGCGCAGCACCACAACTCCACAGCCGATGGCCGTATGCCGCCCGGAGTTTCACGCGGCAGCCCCCGCAGGGGAGTTGCCCACGGGCCCGCGCCTCCAGTGACCGTAGAACCACGGAGGCCAGAGTCGAGGGCACTTTTGCGCCCGCGCGGTCACTGCGGACGCTGCTGGAAGGACACCGTGTGAGCCGGATCTCGGTCCGGGGGTTCGCAGTGGCTTCGGCCACCGCGGTCACCACCGTCGGCGCAGTCGTGGGCGTTGCCACCGGCGACCCCACGAACGATCTCGAAACGACCGCGTCCGGGGCGACCCTCCTCGCAGACATCCCGGTCGGCGACCAGGCGCAGGTCCAGGGCGCCCTGACGCAGCAGGCCGACACCATCGCGCACGCCGCCGACGCCGACGCCAAGCGTTCGGCGGAGGAAGCCGCCCGCCTCCAGGCCGCCGAGGACGCCAAGTCCAAGAAGGCCGAGGCGCAGAAGGCCGCCGACGAGAAGGCGAAGAAGGAACGCGAGGCGAAGGAAGTCGCCAGCCGTTCCGCCGCCCGTGACGCCGGCGACTTCGCCGTCCAGAGCTCCTACACGGTCGCCCAGGTCAAGGCCATCGCCCAGCAGATGGTCCCGGCCGGCCAGTTCCAGTGCTTCTCGAAGATCATCAACCAGGAATCCACCTGGAACTACCTGGCCGTGAACAAGTCCTCCGGGGCCTACGGCCTGGTCCAGGCGCTCCCCGGGTCGAAGATGGCCTCGGCCGGCGCGGACTGGCGCACCAACCCCGCCACGCAGATCAAGTGGGGCCTGAACTACATGGAAGACCGCTACGGCAGCCCCTGCGCCGCGTGGACCTTCCACCAGGCCAACGGCTGGTACTGACGGCCGCCGCCGCACCGCGGCGCCCAGCTCGTCCCCGCGCAGCCCCGCACCGTCGTACGGTGCGGGGCTGCGCGCGTGTACGGTCAACGGGGTGTGCCCGCAGACCGGGGGGCGGGGGAAGGAAGCTGACATGGCGAAGAGAGAAGGCTGGCTCGGCCGGCTGGGCAACAGGCTGAACGCGATGGAGGCGCGGCTCAACGCGCGGCGCGCCGAAGTCGAGGCCGAGGCCGGAGACGACCTGCCCGGGCGCTCACGGCCGGCCGGCACGGCCCAGGGGGCGCCCGCGCCCGCCGAGCCCTCCGACGCCCCGACGGAGGGCCGCACGGCCGCCGCGGTGCGCTACGAGCGCCCCGCGCGGCCCGACCCGGCGAGCGTCATCCCGTGGGGCATGCGCGTTGCCGCCGAGGCCAGCTGGCGGCTGTTGCTGCTCGCCGGGATGCTCTGGGTGCTGATGAAGGTCATCAGCGAAGTCCGCCTGGTCGTCCTCGCCTTCGCCGCCGCCATGCTCGTCACCGCGATGCTCCAGCCCTTCGTCGTCCGGCTGCGCCGGCTGGGCCTGCCGCGCGGCCTCGCCACGGCGGTCACGGCCGTCCTCGGCTTCGTCGTCATCGGGCTCGTCGGCTGGTTCGTCGTCTGGCAGGTGATGGACAACCTCGACGACCTCTCCGACCGTGTCCGCGACGGCATCAACGAGCTCAAACTCTGGGCACTGGACAGTCCGTTCCACGTGACCGAGAAGCAGATCAACGACATCGCGAAGAACCTCAGCGAAACGATCGGCACCAACACCGAGCAGATCACCTCCGCCGGGCTCCAGGGCGTGACGGTCCTCGTCGAGATCCTCACGGGCATCCTGCTCGCGATGTTCTCGACGCTCTTCCTGCTCTACGACGGCAAGCGCATCTGGAACTGGGCGCTCGGCCTGGTCCCGGCCGGCGCCCGCGCCGGAGTCGCCGGCGCCGGCCCGCGCGCCTGGCGCACGCTGACCGCGTACGTCCGCGGCACGGTCATCGTCGCCCTCATCGACGCCATCTTCATCGGCCTGGGGCTCTACTTCCTGGACGTGCCGATGGCGGTACCGCTGGCCGTCTTCATCTTCCTGTTCGCCTTCATCCCACTGGTCGGCGCGGTGATCTCGGGCGCCCTCGCCGTGGTCGTGGCGCTCGTGACCCAGGGCGTGTTCACCGCCCTGATGGCGCTGCTGGTGGTCCTGGCGGTGCAGCAGATCGAAGGGCATGTGCTCCAGCCCTTCATCCTCGGCCGGGCGGTACGGGTCCACCCGCTCGCGGTGGTCCTGGCGGTGGCCGCCGGCGGGATGATCGCGGGTATCGGAGGGGCGGTGGTCGCCGTTCCGCTGGTGGCCGTCACCAACACGGTGGTCGGGTACCTGAAGGCGTACTCCCGGGACCAGCACCACCTCGGGGCCGGGATGGTAGGCCCCGCGCCGCACGGCGCCACGGCCCTGGGCGTGGGGCCCGACGACGACGAGGAGTACACCCGCCCGTAGGTCAGGCCCGGAGCGGCCCGGAGCGGCCCGGAGCGGCCTGGTCCGGTCCGGCCGGGCCGCGACTGTCCGAATCGCGCACCACCGGACCCGAACGTCTCAGCGACCGGGGCTGCCATGATCGAGGCGTTCGGGTGTCCAACGACCGGGGGGAAGCCATGATCAGCGATCCGGAGCTCGACGGTGCGGGGGAGACCCGCCCCGCGCAGCCGGCGGAGCAGACGGCGTTACCGCCACCGAGCGGCCGGGAGGCCACCGGGGCGCGGGCGCGACGGCCGTGGTGGTGGGCACTGGGCGGCGCCGCGCTCGCTTCCGCGGTGTGGGCGGGCGGACTGTACGCCTGGGGGGACCGGCTCGCCGCGCCGGACCTCTCCTACCGGGCCACGGAGAACTTGTGCCAGGACTTCGCGGCGCGGAAGCTCAGCCGCATCGCGGGGGACCTGCACCGCTACCGGCCGGTGAACCGGCAGGACGACCGCCCGGCCGTGCACCGGGCGTCCTGCTCGCTGCAGAACGGGGAGAGCGTGTCCACGCTCCACGTGACGGCGCAGGTCGACCTGCACAGGAGGACCGATCCCGGCCCCGAGTTCGACGTACCGCCGGCCTGGCACCCTTCGGAGACGGGTGCGGGACGCACGGAGGAGGTCCGGGGAATCGGTGAACGCGCCCTGTTCCTCGTGGGCCCCCAGGAGACGTCGGCCGAGCTCAAAGTGCTGCACGGCGGTGCGGTGTTCACGCTCCGGGCCTCCGGCAACGAGCCGAAGACCCCGGCCGACACCGCCGTGCTCCGGGCGGCGATGGCCGAGGACGCCCGCGAGCTGATGACCGCATTGAAGAAGTAGAGGACACGGATGATCAGCGAGCCCGAGCTCGACGGGGTGTGGGAGTCGGCGCGCCCGACGGAGGTCGCCCAGGACGAGGCGGTGCGCGAGCGGCGGCCGGACCGGCCGTGGTGGTGGGTCGCGGCGACCGTCGTCGTCACGTCCGCACTGTGGGCGGGCGGACTGTACGCCTTCGGCGACCGGCTGGCCCAGGCGGCGCCGGAGGCCCGGTACACGGTCCCGGACGACCTGTGCGAGCCGTTCAAGGGATCGGCCCTCACGAAGGCGCTGGGACCGTTCACGGAGTCCACCCCGCGCAAGGCGGGCCGTGCGCCCGCCCTGGACTGGGCGGCGTGCACCCGCGACGGCGACACCAAGGACGGGCCGGGAGGCTACATCGTGGTGGCCATGGTGGAACTGCACAAGGTGTCCGACCCGGCGCCCGAGTTCGGGCTGGGCGCGCCTTCCGACCGGATGTTCGGCAACGACCTCCAGTGGGAGGAGGTGCCCGGCCTCGGCGAGCAGGCGCTGGTCGGCTCGTCCGGCCGCGGCGGCGATCTTCGGCTGCGCGTCCGTGACGGAGGCGCCGTGTTCACCTTCGACACGATGTTCTTCACCCGGAGCGAGGAGGCGGGCCCCCCGGAGAAGGGGGAGGCGCAGCCCGACCAGGACGCCCTGACGGCCGCCGCCGTCGAGGACATGCGGGCGTTGATGGCCGCGCTCCGGAAGGACTGACGAGCGACGCAAGGGCCCCGCGACCGGAAACCGGTCGCGGGGCCCTCGCGCTGTACGGGTTGCCGCTACTCGCCGGCGAGGGCGGCCTCGGCGTCGAGGGTGACCGCGACGGCCTGGATCACCGAGGCGATCTTGAAGGCCTCCTGGATCGTCTCGCGGTCGACGCCGGCCTTGCGCAGGACCTGCTCGTGCGAGTCCAGGCACTGGCCGCAGCCGTTGATCGCGGAGACCGCGAGCGACCACAGCTCGAAGTCGACCTTCTCCACGCCCGGATTGCCGATGACGTTCATCCGCAGGCCGGCGCGCAGCGTGCCGTACTCCGGGTCGGAGAGCAGGTGCCGCGTGCGGTAGAAGACGTTGTTCATCGCCATGACCGCGGCGGCGGACTTGGCGGCGGTGTACGCCTCCGGCGAGAGGTTCGCCTTCGCCTCGGGCTCCAGCTCACGCAGGACGCGCGGGGAGCGGGCGGCGATCGCGCAGGACAGGACCGTGCCCCACAGCTGCTGCTGCGGGAGGTCGCTGTTGCCTATGACCGAACCGAGGTTCAGCTTCAGGTCCTTGGCGAAGTCCGGGACCGACGCCTTCAGGGAGTCGAGGGACATCCGTCACTCACCGGCCAGCAGCGCGCCGGCGTCGATCGTGGCGTCGCCCTTGTTCCAGTTGCAGGGGCACAGCTCGTCGGTCTGCAGGGCGTCGAGGACCCGCAGGACCTCCTTGGGGTTACGGCCCACGGAACCGGCGGTCACCATCGAGAACTGGATCTCGTTGTTCGGGTCGACGACGAACACGGCGCGCATCGGCAGGCCGTCCTCGCCGAGGATGCCCAGCTCGGCGGAGAGCTCGCGCTTGATGTCCGACATCATCGGGAAGGGCAGGTCACGCAGGTCGGCGTGGTCCTTGCGCCAGGCGTGGTGCACGTACTCGGAGTCGAGGGAGAAACCGAGGACCTGCGCGTCGCGGTCGGCGAACTCGTCGTTCAGCTTGCCGAAGGCGGCGATCTCCGTCGGGCACACGAAGGTGAAGTCCAGAGGCCACGCGAAGATGACCTTCCACTTGCCCTCGTAGGTCTTGTGGTCGATCTGCGCGAACTCGGCACCGGCGTCGAGCGAGACACAGGCGGTCAGGTCGAAGGCGGGGAACTTGTCACCAACAGTGAGCACGCGCTCTCCTTGTTCAATGGGAAATGACCCCTTTTGGGGGCTTTCCGATGGGGTTGGACGTGTCTCACATGCTGGCACAACCAGCATTGATTATGGAAATAGCTAGTCTTGATGCGGGTGATCGGAGGTACCTATCAGTGGCTGTCGGTAACAGGGGAGCGAAGCAACCGACGCTCGCTCAGCTGCGCGCGTTCGCGGCCGTCGCGGAGCACCTGCACTTCCGCGACGCGGCCGCGGCCATCGGCATGAGCCAGCCCGCGCTCTCCGGCGCCGTCTCCGCGCTGGAGGAGGCCCTGGGCGTGCAGCTGCTGGAGCGCACCACCCGCAAGGTGCTCCTCTCCCCGGCGGGCGAACGGATCGCCGCCCGGGCGCAGGTGGTGCTCGACGCCGTCGGCGGACTGCTGGAGGAGGCCGAGGCGGTCCGCGCCCCCTTCACCGGGATACTGCGGCTCGGGGTGATCCCCACCGTGGCGCCGTACCTCCTGCCGACCGTGCTCGGACTCTTCCACCGCCGCTACCCCCGGATGGACCTCCAGGTGCACGAGGAGCAGACCGGCTCGCTGCTGGAAGGGCTGGCCGCCGGCCGCCTGGACCTGCTCCTGCTGGCGGTCCCGCTCGGCGTCCCCGGCGTCACCGAACTGCCCCTCTTCGACGAGGACTTCGTCCTCCTCGCCCCCCGCGAACACCCGCTGGCCGGCCGCCGGGACATCCCGCTCGACGAACTGCGCGACCTGCAGCTGCTGTTGCTGGACGAGGGCCACTGCCTGCGGGACCAGGCCCTCGACATCTGCCGGGAGGCCGGGCGGACCACCGGGGCGGACGTCACGACGACCGCCGCCGGCCTGTCCACGCTCGTACAGCTCGTCGCCGGCGGCCTCGGGGTGACCCTGCTGCCGCGCACCGCGCTGCGCCTGGAGACCGCCCGCAACGAGTACCTGTCCACCGGCTGCTTCGCCGAGCCCGCCCCCACGCGGCGGATCGCCCTGGCCATGCGTACGGGCACCGCCCGCCAGGAGGAGTTCGAGGCGATCGCCGCCGCCCTGCGCGAAGCCGTACGCCCGCTCCCCGTGTGGCCCACCGACTAGGTCCTGTCTGGAGTCCGGATCATGAGTGTGGTGCGATGCTGCGGAGCCAGAGCATCGCACCGCACAGGTGCAGTCCGGCCTCGTAGCTCT
This DNA window, taken from Streptomyces sp. TN58, encodes the following:
- a CDS encoding AI-2E family transporter; its protein translation is MAKREGWLGRLGNRLNAMEARLNARRAEVEAEAGDDLPGRSRPAGTAQGAPAPAEPSDAPTEGRTAAAVRYERPARPDPASVIPWGMRVAAEASWRLLLLAGMLWVLMKVISEVRLVVLAFAAAMLVTAMLQPFVVRLRRLGLPRGLATAVTAVLGFVVIGLVGWFVVWQVMDNLDDLSDRVRDGINELKLWALDSPFHVTEKQINDIAKNLSETIGTNTEQITSAGLQGVTVLVEILTGILLAMFSTLFLLYDGKRIWNWALGLVPAGARAGVAGAGPRAWRTLTAYVRGTVIVALIDAIFIGLGLYFLDVPMAVPLAVFIFLFAFIPLVGAVISGALAVVVALVTQGVFTALMALLVVLAVQQIEGHVLQPFILGRAVRVHPLAVVLAVAAGGMIAGIGGAVVAVPLVAVTNTVVGYLKAYSRDQHHLGAGMVGPAPHGATALGVGPDDDEEYTRP
- a CDS encoding PhoH family protein, whose product is MVTSTKRRLSDRRTYVLDTSVLLADPNAISRFDEHEVVLPIVVITELEAKRHHPELGYFARQALRLLDDFRVRNGRLDAPIPLGDLGGTLRVELNHSDPGVLPAGFRLGDNDSRILAVARNLQAEGYDVTVVSKDLPLRIKASSVGLIAEEYRAELAITDGGWTGMSEIGLSGEQVDLLYSEERLYVPEAAELPVHTGLVLQSERGKALGRVTADGNVKLVRGDRDAFGLHGRSAEQRIALDLLLDPEIGIISMGGRAGTGKSALALCAGLEAVLERRQHQKVMVFRPLYAVGGQDLGYLPGDASEKMSPWAQAVFDTLSSVAGREVIEEVLNRGMLEVLPLTHIRGRSLHDAFVIVDEAQSLERNVLLTVLSRIGANSRVVLTHDVAQRDNLRVGRYDGVVAVVEKLKGHPLFAHVTLTRSERSPIAALVTEMLETL
- a CDS encoding alkyl hydroperoxide reductase, giving the protein MSLDSLKASVPDFAKDLKLNLGSVIGNSDLPQQQLWGTVLSCAIAARSPRVLRELEPEAKANLSPEAYTAAKSAAAVMAMNNVFYRTRHLLSDPEYGTLRAGLRMNVIGNPGVEKVDFELWSLAVSAINGCGQCLDSHEQVLRKAGVDRETIQEAFKIASVIQAVAVTLDAEAALAGE
- a CDS encoding peroxiredoxin, which gives rise to MLTVGDKFPAFDLTACVSLDAGAEFAQIDHKTYEGKWKVIFAWPLDFTFVCPTEIAAFGKLNDEFADRDAQVLGFSLDSEYVHHAWRKDHADLRDLPFPMMSDIKRELSAELGILGEDGLPMRAVFVVDPNNEIQFSMVTAGSVGRNPKEVLRVLDALQTDELCPCNWNKGDATIDAGALLAGE
- a CDS encoding isoprenyl transferase yields the protein MKLRDLVYRLYARRVEGRLDHDASPKHIGVILDGNRRWAKASGGTTEQGHQAGADKISEMLGWCTETDVEVVTLWMLSTDNLDRPEVELRPLLNIIENTVRGLAADGRWRVHHVGNLDILPAGTQRVLKEAEQATHDVDGILVNVAVGYGGRQEIADAVRSLLLEHARKGTSFEELAEILDIDHIAEHLYTRGQPDPDLVIRTSGEQRLSGFMLWQSAHSEYYFCEVFWPAFRKVDFLRALRDYAARHRRFGT
- a CDS encoding hydrogen peroxide-inducible genes activator codes for the protein MEIASLDAGDRRYLSVAVGNRGAKQPTLAQLRAFAAVAEHLHFRDAAAAIGMSQPALSGAVSALEEALGVQLLERTTRKVLLSPAGERIAARAQVVLDAVGGLLEEAEAVRAPFTGILRLGVIPTVAPYLLPTVLGLFHRRYPRMDLQVHEEQTGSLLEGLAAGRLDLLLLAVPLGVPGVTELPLFDEDFVLLAPREHPLAGRRDIPLDELRDLQLLLLDEGHCLRDQALDICREAGRTTGADVTTTAAGLSTLVQLVAGGLGVTLLPRTALRLETARNEYLSTGCFAEPAPTRRIALAMRTGTARQEEFEAIAAALREAVRPLPVWPTD
- a CDS encoding transglycosylase SLT domain-containing protein yields the protein MSRISVRGFAVASATAVTTVGAVVGVATGDPTNDLETTASGATLLADIPVGDQAQVQGALTQQADTIAHAADADAKRSAEEAARLQAAEDAKSKKAEAQKAADEKAKKEREAKEVASRSAARDAGDFAVQSSYTVAQVKAIAQQMVPAGQFQCFSKIINQESTWNYLAVNKSSGAYGLVQALPGSKMASAGADWRTNPATQIKWGLNYMEDRYGSPCAAWTFHQANGWY